Proteins encoded in a region of the Vicia villosa cultivar HV-30 ecotype Madison, WI linkage group LG5, Vvil1.0, whole genome shotgun sequence genome:
- the LOC131607669 gene encoding protein BASIC PENTACYSTEINE2-like — translation MDDDVLNMPNWGYYEPFKGGNLGLNLMPDINDRETKPFFPGRDPAMLVGANGGFHPRDGAVVEPPAQLNYVRDNWMNPRHRFYNMQLANSSYAAVFPETSQALSLPFVQPPADVSRNENGDGIEELGVKKEGGKAKKRKSKGALTVPKAKKPKKAKENGNSSAQGVKPPKKTVALEINGIEMDISGLPVPVCSCTGSPQQSYRWGCGGWQSACCTTNVSIYPLPMSVKRRGARIAGRKMSQGAFKKVLEKLAAEGYNFANPIDLKTHWARHGTNKFVTIR, via the coding sequence ATGGATGATGATGTGTTGAATATGCCCAATTGGGGTTACTATGAGCCCTTCAAGGGTGGGAATCTTGGTCTGAACCTCATGCCTGATATTAATGATCGGGAAACGAAACCGTTTTTTCCTGGTCGTGATCCGGCTATGTTAGTAGGTGCGAATGGAGGTTTTCATCCTCGTGATGGTGCTGTTGTTGAGCCTCCTGCTCAGCTGAACTATGTCAGGGATAATTGGATGAACCCAAGACATAGGTTTTATAATATGCAGCTTGCGAATTCGAGTTATGCTGCTGTTTTTCCTGAAACATCGCAGGCACTCTCCTTGCCGTTTGTCCAACCACCGGCGGATGTATCGAGAAATGAGAATGGGGATGGGATTGAAGAGTTGGGTGTTAAGAAGGAAGGGGGCAAGGCGAAGAAAAGGAAATCAAAGGGTGCTCTTACCGTTCCAAAAGCTAAGAAACCCAAGAAGGCAAAGGAGAATGGCAATAGTTCAGCTCAAGGTGTGAAACCACCGAAGAAGACTGTGGCGCTTGAAATAAATGGAATTGAAATGGACATTTCTGGTCTACCTGTTCCTGTTTGTTCATGCACTGGGAGTCCTCAGCAGAGTTATCGATGGGGCTGTGGAGGTTGGCAATCAGCTTGCTGTACTACAAATGTGTCAATTTATCCTTTGCCGATGAGCGTCAAAAGGCGTGGCGCAAGGATAGCTGGGCGGAAAATGAGCCAAGGAGCTTTCAAAAAGGTTTTAGAAAAGCTTGCAGCTGAAGGTTATAATTTTGCTAACCCTATTGATCTGAAGACTCATTGGGCTAGACATGGCACCAACAAGTTTGTCACAATCAGATAG
- the LOC131607668 gene encoding putative clathrin assembly protein At1g25240 yields MRVWRQATGIIKDRNSIWNAKFSRKGPWRNPDLETIIIKATSHDENRIDCKNVQRVFKWLRTSPLYLKPLVWALSIRMQKTKSWVVALKGLMLIHGVFCIGIPIVQKMGRLPFDLSNFNDSYLNPSQAWGVNAFVRSYFAYLDQRSAFVSSEVKNLRKNNNNNKGEEVEETLMEELEKLQKLQALIDMLLQIKPMHMNMSVGLVLEAMDCVIVEVFDVYSKFCKNIAGVLMRIYDVGGKMEACVGLKVLQKAIVQGDELACYIEYCRDIGVLNASQCPKIERISEEDIQDLERIISGAYYANKKSMEGVNDGVENEKNQDKAIVVRDSLHHKELSDNGLTTVITHQWEMFLDETLVDDDVKESSVINGEKGNNVITTNPFEESYSLVPYCHVHVNQVLPDLISL; encoded by the coding sequence ATGAGGGTTTGGAGACAAGCAACAGGAATTATAAAAGACAGAAACAGCATTTGGAATGCAAAGTTTTCAAGAAAGGGTCCATGGCGCAATCCTGATCTTGAAACCATTATAATCAAAGCAACAAGTCATGATGAAAACCGTATTGATTGTAAGAATGTGCAAAGAGTTTTCAAATGGTTAAGAACCTCTCCTTTGTATTTGAAGCCTCTTGTTTGGGCTCTATCCATTAGAATGCAGAAAACCAAGAGTTGGGTTGTGGCCCTTAAAGGTTTGATGCTCATTCATGGCGTTTTCTGCATTGGTATCCCTATTGTACAAAAAATGGGTAGGTTACCATTTGATTTATCAAACTTCAATGATTCTTATTTGAACCCTTCACAAGCTTGGGGTGTGAATGCTTTTGTACGTTCTTATTTCGCTTATTTGGATCAAAGATCGGCTTTTGTTTCCTCCGAGGTTAAGAATTTAAGgaagaacaacaataataacaaaggTGAGGAAGTTGAAGAGACATTGATGGAGGAGCTTGAGAAGTTGCAAAAGTTGCAAGCATTGATTGACATGCTTTTGCAAATCAAACCAATGCATATGAATATGAGTGTTGGTCTTGTTCTCGAAGCGATGGATTGTGTCATAGTTGAGGTTTTTGATGTTTATAGTAAGTTTTGTAAAAATATTGCAGGAGTTTTGATGAGGATATATGATGTTGGTGGAAAAATGGAAGCTTGTGTTGGTTTAAAGGTTTTGCAAAAAGCAATTGTTCAAGGGGATGAATTGGCTTGTTATATTGAGTATTGTAGGGATATTGGTGTTCTTAATGCTTCTCAATGTCCTAAGATTGAAAGAATTTCTGAAGAAGATATTCAAGATCTAGAGAGGATAATTAGTGGTGCTTATTATGCTAATAAGAAAAGCATGGAGGGTGTTAATGATGGTGTTGAAAATGAGAAGAATCAAGATAAGGCCATTGTGGTAAGAGATAGCTTGCACCACAAGGAATTATCAGATAATGGTTTGACAACAGTGATTACACATCAATGGGAGATGTTTTTGGATGAGACATTGGTTGATGATGATGTTAAAGAAAGTAGTGTCATCAATGGTGAAAAGGGTAATAATGTCATAACAACCAATCCTTTTGAAGAATCATATAGCCTTGTACCTTATTGTCATGTTCATGTTAATCAAGTTCTTCCTGACCTAATTAGTTTGTAG